caccagctggtctctaactgtagcatacagtgggttcATCAGAGCTAGTCATATTTCTCATGTCATGTGCTAAACATGCTCAACACGCCATAGAGCTGAGTGTAACTACAGCAATTCCCTAACAAATACTCTCCTAATTCATTGTCAAAATTCAAATactgatcagtgcagctttaaacaaaaTGTCGAGGGTTCctgacataaaaacattgcaaaCACTCTGCTGAAGGATGGGGCCTTGATGGTGTTTAAACTTTATGAGAGAGTGAGGTCACCCCTGAGCGTGGATGTGAGCGGATGTGGCTGAGGTGTGGTGGAGTGGGAGAGAGTGGGGTTATCACAGCGATGAGTGCTAAATACTGACACTGTCtggatgggaagagaagaaggcGGCCATCAAAGAGGcagtgagaaagagagcgagattATCTGGACTGTTGAGAGGAGCAGATGAAAGGGTGAATGGAGAGGAGGAGCTGTTTGACCTCTGAAAGGATGATATACTAATTATACGACCACATTTACAGatagtattaaaaataatgcactGATGCTAGATGTGTAGTACTTACTATCCCTTTTAGCACCCCAGTTCAGGAGGGTATAAAGAGCTGAGATGTAGCTACCAGCCGACTTAGGCAAAATAAGACAGATAATCAGGATGTTGTGAAGCCATTGTTATGCCCATTAATCCTGTCCACTGGTGTAAAACATTGATAGCGTGACTTTATGTTGTGCATTATAGCTTCGTCAAAAACCTGACAGCAGTATTGTTTTCAATCTGGATCTGTGTCAGGGTTTGATTGAGACGGGCAAAGAGGGCTTTACAGAGGTATGTGTGGTCTTGGGAAATCATAACCTGAAACTCATAAAACAAGCTTGAGAATCCTTAAGGAAAAACATGTCTACTTGTACAGAATAATAGCCTAAAACTTCATTTTGTTGGAATATGCCTCTATTAAGGGCCATTTTGATAGTCATAATCTCCACATTGTATGGAGCAGCCtgcaaaaactgaattcatACCTTCATATTCAAATAGTTAGGTTATCATATTTATCATACTTGTCCTAGTCCCTTAAACACTATTTTTTATACAGTTGCAGTGCTGCATTTCTCATTATATGCTCCCATTGTTGCTATCAGTTGTatttgtacagtacatatacCACTGTGTAGCCCTAATGCagacagagcaaggctagctgtttgccccAGCTTCCAGTCTATATGCTAAACTGGGCTAAACACCTCCTGACTCCAGATCTGTAGTTAAGAGACACACATGAGTTTGTATTGAGCTTCTTGTTGAAGCTCAagaatgttgaactattcctttaaacaaaacagtaacactATTGTTTCGTGTGTTCTGTTAATTCGAGAGCATGATTAAGTAATTTGAGGGCATGAATTACTCATTTGTCTGCAGACACCTGCCAGGCTCCGTAAAACAGTGTGTTGAATGCTAAATGAGTCAGTTGCTGGCAACTGTTTTAGTGTGTTGacactgcagtaaaaaaaaatctaaagatgcaaacaaaaaaaacacaacatggcaAACTAGTTTCAACTTTTTACAGTGCAAATAAATAAGCTGTAACAGTTTCTTTGAGGCAAGCGATTTCAGAAGTGATCTGTCCTGTGAAAAATTACTGTCGAGAAACTGCACTGGAGATGAGGAATTATCACCTCTCTTTGTTTTAGAAGAACTACGATTTTTAGACTCAACATGTTTAAATGATGTCTTAAGACACTTGTAGACAGTACATAATACAGGTTGCTCACCGCTGTAGGAGTCTCACTACCATCTTATAAGAAAGCCTATTTCTGTAAGGTGCAGCTGGGCGACGAGATATGAGACTGAAGTGAGTTGAGGTGGATGTGTGAGGGTCAAGGCATCCAGACCAATGCCATTTTCTCAGattatgcgtgtgtgtatgcaggaTATCTCCCTGACCTGTCTGGCCTGGAGGTGGTGTGTGTGATAAAACACTTTCCCTCCTCTCAGTGTCCTCATTACCAGACATTTATCCAAAACATTCCCACAACGTCATGGGAATTAACCTTCCTTACACCATCTCTGCTTCTTCCAAATGGTGTCATCTAATTCAACCATCCTGGTCTGAAAGGGAACATTAACTGTGACAGTAACTGAACCAAAGTGAGACTGTAATGGAGATAATGCGTGTATCTTAGCTTGTACCAGGGACATCAGATTCAGTCATTTCAACTTCTTTTTCCTATGGATGTTCTTTCAGGTCACCTGtaaacactttctttttccttttgggAAAAGAAAACGTTACTACTGCACACTAAAGAGatcctgttgtgtttttttctgtcaggtaCTTGGCCAAGCTGTCGTCAGTGGGAAGCATCAGGGATGAGGAGACATGCGAGAGGTTACGAGGCCTCATCCAGAGACAGGTTCACACCTCTAACTACTGACAATAATGTTTCAAAATTTATAACTCTATGTACATGGCTCTTTTCAGACATTCTTGTTACACGAAGAACAAAAAGACTAAACTCTGTGGGACTCCTCGCGCGGCCTGTAGAGGCTTTTACTAGACAAGTAGATAAGCTGTTCTGCTGCTAATTCATGGCAGAGATCTGCCCTTTTGAACTAGACACTTAAGGTGTCTTCACATTATCATGGAAACAGCTTTTGAATGCACCTTACCGTTATTGTGTATGTGGAGAAATGTAATGGTTCGACTTAGATGGCTGCACCGAGCAGAGTGGGGGTGCGCCGAGAAGTAGCAAATTTGTTGAGCTTTGACCTGAGTGACCTTTGTGGGTGCAGCCAATTACTGTTAACAACTGCTTGAACTAAGAGATGGATGATAAAAAAATTTACGTGCATTGTTGAATTTCAAcaactgcaaaataacaaattggCCTCATATTGAGACTAGATAACAAAGATATCAGCTTGTTAAAATATCACCATGTTGAAGCAGCTACCAGGTTTGTAACAAACTCTGAAATGTCTAAAGCTAGCAACATTAGCGATTCTAGCTAATGTGGTGCTACTTTATTAGAATAATTGGGTTTATATTTCCTCACATGTATTACAGATAATGAGGGGACGGGTTATCACAGCTCATCAGTAAAAACAAGTATGCTCACACCCTCACCTTTACCTTAGGCACAATGGTTTTTACccacttttttccccaaccCTCCAAAAGTTATATTTCCTGCTGCAAGTGGAGACTGTTGGGTCCACATTATAGAACGCAgtcattttaattatacatttattaaagCTAAGGTATGTAACCTgtaactgtttgtttgttttgttttttgtgtctttttgtgcaGTTTACTGTTGCCTAGCACCTGCCAAGATTTTTTTGGGATGTTCTTGTACCTCCTGATAATTGCCTGAAAAccaatataattttttaaaaatatctagTACTGCAATTAATTAGATAACAACATATCAATGtctaaattcagttttttagtttttatgtatAATTTGTCTGTAGCTGACGCAGCTCTTGTCTGCTTGCTTCAGGTTCAGATCTGTAAGCGCAGTGTGGAGGTGATGGATGCCGTGCGTCGCGGGGCCCAGCTGGCTATAGATGagtgtcagtttcagtttcGCAATCGTCGATGGAACTGCTCCACTCTCGAGACAATGCCTGTGTTTGGCAAAGTGGTCACCCAGGGTAAGATTATACACTGCAGCGATTCCTGTCGCAAATGCCCAGCAAGAATTTGGGCTGGTTATGATGGGCAGCAATAAAGCTGATTACCATTAAAAGTTTTTTATCAGTCAACTTCAATATTTCTAAATATCTTTGAAATGACTTATGTCATTATAAGatattgtgacatttttaaaaatttgtttcaaTTTGTGTTTACATCTGGGCTCCTTTGTTTAGACTTTAATACGCTTTTTATCTGTATACACACTGTTTTTTGCACTTCAGAATGAGACGCTCCTTTCAGTTACATAATGAAACAAtatgactgtgtttgtgtgtgctagGCACCCGTGAGGCAGCCTTTGTGTATGCCATCTCAGCAGCCAGTGTGGCGTTTGCGGTCACAAGGGCCTGCAGCAGCGGAGAGCTGGAAAAATGTGGCTGCGACCACAATGTACATGGAGTCAGTCCAGAGGgtaggtctctctctctctctctcactctcttttacacaaacacacacaaacacacacacacacacacacacacacacacacacacacacacacacacacgcgcaaaggaaacagaaagaacaATGGACCCTCTACATTTTAATGCAATAAacaatgtgacatttaaaaatttattttaatttgaaaagacCCAACAGATATCATTGGTAGCATTTTAACTATGTCATCTTATCCCCTTGTGTGTGTATAGCCAGATCTTATACAACATCAGTACCGGGTCATGCATGACTACAATCAACCaccaatacaaaaataataataaaagtttttgtaaaatacTGTTCAAGTGTAgtgtttatgtaatgtttaaaGGGTGACGACAGAGCAATATAGAAAACCACATTGTGTCTCTATTTTAATATCGTGTCATAGGGTTCCAGTGGTCGGGCTGCAGTGATAACATTGCGTATGGAGTGGCCTTTTCTCAGTCCTTTGTGGATGTGAGAGAAAGGAGTAAAGGCCAGTCCTCCAGTCGGGCTCTCATGAACCTGCATAACAACGAGGCAGGCAGAAAGGTAACTCACTACTCTTGAAGCAAAATTAACCCTTTTGTAGAACACTGCACTTCTTTGAATGGTAGAGGaagtttttttctaaagttCTGAAAAGTTTTGGGAAATGagctttatttattataataagcTGAGTTTATTAGAACTAACCTCGACATGCTGTTGTGTGCTTACATGAGTATCTTGGAGTTTATAACAGCAGCAAGGCTGAGAAGAATGAAAATTGAGAGACAGTGCTATTTAAGTCTTCTGGAGAAAGCCCACGTCAAGTCTCAACTTATTTGAGACGTTCCAGTGTTAAGTAATTTGAGACAAGTCaagtttcaaataattttaGTAAAGACCAATTCAAGCCTCAAGTCATTGGAGTCAACtgcaagtcaagtctcaagttaTTCGAGTTAAGTCCAAGTCAAGATTCACTTACTTTTAGTAAAGTCCAGTCCAAGTTTGAAACCGTATGAAACGATTCCAAGTTAAATCTTAAGTTATTTGAGGTAAATCCAAATCAAATCTCAAGTCATTTGAAAAAAGTCCAAAGCAAGGTTCAAGTCTTTCAAGACTAgccaagtcaagtctcaagtcttttTATGGAAAGTCAAGTCAGAAGTCTTTATGAGCAAAATGCCAGTCAGTTCCAAGTCTGTCTAATGTAAGTCTCACAGCAATCCCGTTAAAATCAAGTCCCAACCCTGTATTTTTGTGACTCAAGTCCAATTCAAGTCCAAATCTCAAGTCTACATCTCTGGTTGCAGTAGAAAGTTTTGTTGTAGTTGTTACTGTGAGCAAAGTCAATGTTCGAAAGATGGATGCTGGCGTCCAcagcaattattttttatattatgcATTGCCATCATCTTATTTCAGTGTCTGTCAGCTAACAAGAGGTTCTTTGGCATCTCTCCAGGCCATCCTGTCCCACATGCGTGTGGAGTGCAAATGTCACGGCGTGTCAGGCTCCTGTGAGGTAAAGACCTGCTGGAAAGCCATGCCACCCTTCCGCAAGGTGGGCAACGTCATCAAGGAGAAGTTTGATGGCGCCACTGAGGTGGAGCAGCGCAAGGTGGGCACCACCAAAGTCCTGGTCCCTCGCAACTCCCAGTTCAAACCTCACACGGATGAAGACTTGGTCTACCTGGACCCAAGTCCAGATTTCTGCGACTATGATCCACGCACACCGGGTATGCTTGGCACGGTGGGCCGCCAGTGTAACAGAACCTCAAAAGCCATTGACGGCTGCGAGCTGATGTGCTGCGGTCGTGGCTTCCAGACgcaggaggtggaggtggtggacaGGTGCAGCTGTAAATTCCACTGGTGCTGTTATGTCAAATGCAAACAGTGCCGCAAAATGGTGGAGATGCACACTTGCCGGTGATGGAAGTTGGAGCACAGAAGGCACTGgtgataaacaaaacaaacacccCATACTCTTTCTCAATTACCAAGGCTAGAGGGAGCGCGGAGGACTTGTGAAGctccctcttctcctgcttGAAACCACCCCACCCTCCTACTACTGGTCAACGGAAACAGACTGAGTGGCTGAGAGTTCAAAGGTCATCCTATTCATTTTATGCCACCATAATGATATCAGTAGTTTATGCATGGGATTTCCTACAAAGCTACAGAGGCAGTTTGTTTCTTCTCTAGTAGTGAGcatctttcactttctgtctccctccctcactctcatATTTGGTTTTGTCATTGATGCttcttatttttgtaatgtttaacTTATTTGTTGAGACTGAGGACACTGATGGGGGTCGGACCTAGACGGAGGGGACAGACGAGTGGAGATAAGGGAAAAAACTGGACCCATGGGTGGGCAGATGGGTGGGTGGGATTAAGGGGTTTAGGGTGGGGTCAAGAGGAGTGTTATTTGCCCTCTGTCcttgctgctgctactgcttcGGTGACTGTGCTGGATGTCAAAAAGGGAGACGCCAAGTCTGTCAGAGGTCAGACTTAACCAACAAAGAGGAACGACTCGGAGATGGACTTTCTGTGAATTGCTTCCTGAGTGTACATGGCTGTGCTGCGCTGCGGTTCGGTTGCCGTTGAGTCATTTATTTTGCCACCTGCAATGCCCTAAAGCTgctccactcacacacactcactctctttctgtcgGAGAGAGGATGATAAACAGGTGAAAGCCACTGTCAgctcctttctgtcttttctgtggGCCAGTAGCATTGGCAGGTGATGGGCATCAGACACAAAACACTCTCATACTCAGCAAACTTACTCCAGAGCAACATCTGTATTCATGCGTAGTTGCTACCTGCAACGGGAAACCAAACACCTTGTATTTAAACAGTTTTCCGATCAGATCTAAAATGATTTGTTACCATTTCGGAACATCATGTTGTGACAATCTTGCATGCTCATTTGGATTAATGTCGGTCTTGCCGTCCTCCTGCACGTCGCCATCTGCCAAATGCTAGTTGGCTTAGCGCAAACAgaagtaaacacacagagacatgcatgcaccagcaaacagacacaatgtaaacacacgcacacacacacacacaaaggggtCTGCCAGAGGGTTGCATGCTCACCATGCATGATGACTGAAGCACTTTCTCTCCAAGCGCACATAGAGCCCTCGCCCCACAGCAACAAACATCTAACCACATATTCtactttcacattttctctctctctctggctcacacacacacacacacacacacacacacacacacacacacacacacacacacacacacacacacacacacacacacacacacagtttcccATGCCACTGTCAGGATTCTCTTGTTGTCTTGTACCACCACCATAAAGCCAAGCTTTCCTATAATAACGTGCTATCATTATAGAGACATACTGTAGATCTGTAAAGACTTATACACTGAAGAAGACTATACTGCCTATGAATGTATGTTAATACAGAATATATGCTGTGTCAAAAATGACTGTTGTGGattctttcaaaagaaaaaacttgttgttgtgtgtgtttgtttgcgtgtgtgtgtgtgtgtgtgagagagagagagagagagaaagtatgccacaaaaacaatgttgcccagaaggaaagaaagaaccTAAGAGGACAGAAAGATGGAAAGTAAAAAAGAGCAGATCTTATTCCACCACCAagccctgaaacacacacacacacacacacacagccctgccgacagacatacacatatttcaataaaatcGTCCATTTCCCGTGTCTTTCAGCTGCATTATTATGTGCCCGCAGTGCGCACCGTGCAGcatttcgtgtgtgtgtgtgctgtttgtgtgaggTACATTACGCCCCGAGGGCCTTCCCTGCACCCCTGACACCTATAAACACAATTTATGCGCAGTATATcaccacatacagtaaatcaacCAGAGATAGATGGATGTGTTTCCCGCGGCGCTGGGAACCTGGTAGTCTGGTTCTGGGAAGAACCAGAGATGCCGCTCAGGTTTCAGCGACCGCCTGATTGGGTTTGGGCTGAAGAAGGAACAGAGGCAGGAACACCGGCCTAGAACAGGGATTACAGCGAAATGCAGACCACATGGCACAagctttttccctcctcctgtctctaTCAATAGCATACTTCCCCCCTTTCTCCGGATTTCTCGCTCTTTCTCCTGCAATATCTTTGACTTACGTCGGTTCCAGTCCGCTCCCCCTAAGTGTAACTCTAACCGCTCTTGGTCTGCGACGGCGGGGATCTGTCCTTCATTAAGCCACCATGATGGCCTAGATGAGATGGGTGGTGGTGGCCACACTGATTGGGAATGTCTGTGggctcatgtgtgtgtgtgtgtgtgtgtgtgtgtgtgctcagtcTGTCAGACAGCCAGATGTACAGTCAGGCAGtcaggcagtcagtcagtcaaagaACTCTAATGCTTCTTGTGGTTTGCTGCGGTTGTGGCAGAGACAAGAGGCTGACAGTAAGGTTTTACcacttagtgtgtgtgtgtgggagagtgtTGAAATTAAGATGCAACAAATATGGGTTTATGAAGGATGATACAAATATCTGTGGAACGAAACTACTCCTAGCTCATTTTGTGCTGGTAATACCTAACATCTATGCAGACTCCTGTCAGGGCAAAAAAGTCCCGTAGACTAGCTCAAATAATGGATCAGGAAGCAGCCATGCTCAAATGCAGGAAAACACTAGCCTAGCAATTCTTCTTCGACAAATGTTTCcacaagtaaattaaaaattagcTTATTTTGTGCTTGTACATATTGTGACACAGAGAGGGGCAGAATTCATAAGCAACAAAGCCCACTCTTTATCGATTCATTACACTCAGGGGTTTTTGCTGCTACTGTCTTACTTGCTCTGGTATGACCAGCAGCTTacggtggctaatgttagctaatgttagcaaacatcAGGTAGgtattgctgtgtaactgaaTTTACTGAGTCAGTCCACCGACTTTATGACTCTTCTGTGCTCGTGTTGCAGTTATGCAAACTTTTGGTACTGACCATTATCCTGTAATCATCACTTGTGGCCACAAAAGTTGCAACTCACTTTAATTTTTAGGTGAAATTAGTGGACtcataaatatgtaaattacaGAGATATTACAAATCATcgtaaaatgaagaaaaatgtaacgCGTGTTTGTTGTACTTTTGAATGGAACTGAAACtggaagacaaacagaaactAGCCTATTAAAGCTAAATTCTCCACTCACCACACCATTAGAATGACGGGCATCTTTGAGATCATCTGGCTCCTGGTAAATagctaaaacagtaaaattctgCAGAAACCAACCTAATTTTATTCAACTTGTCAAAACTGAGTCAATATGAGCTTGATATAGCAGTAGTAGAAATAATCTAGATAAAGCATTGCGACAGCAAGAGACATAGACTTTATTAATGGGTATGAACACTGTACTATAGCCATAGTAACAGGGCCATAGAGAGCCAAAGTCAGGACGTCACGTCCGCACCTCTGTCCTTTAAGCTTCCGTAACTCATGTGCAATCTCACACTCAACATTTCTTTCACCAGTCTTTCTGCAAAAATTAAGTGTGTTCCTCGAGTCTC
This genomic interval from Xiphias gladius isolate SHS-SW01 ecotype Sanya breed wild chromosome 21, ASM1685928v1, whole genome shotgun sequence contains the following:
- the wnt4 gene encoding protein Wnt-4a; this translates as MTEDYVLRCVLMLCCALLSANASNWLYLAKLSSVGSIRDEETCERLRGLIQRQVQICKRSVEVMDAVRRGAQLAIDECQFQFRNRRWNCSTLETMPVFGKVVTQGTREAAFVYAISAASVAFAVTRACSSGELEKCGCDHNVHGVSPEGFQWSGCSDNIAYGVAFSQSFVDVRERSKGQSSSRALMNLHNNEAGRKAILSHMRVECKCHGVSGSCEVKTCWKAMPPFRKVGNVIKEKFDGATEVEQRKVGTTKVLVPRNSQFKPHTDEDLVYLDPSPDFCDYDPRTPGMLGTVGRQCNRTSKAIDGCELMCCGRGFQTQEVEVVDRCSCKFHWCCYVKCKQCRKMVEMHTCR